The following proteins come from a genomic window of Edaphobacter sp. 4G125:
- a CDS encoding Gfo/Idh/MocA family protein codes for MKLRLAIFAAALCTLTSLPALAQSPVTDRPIRVVIVGLVHGHVKGFLNALPKNPAAQLVGIVEPNTALAHQYATQYHLPAALFSTDLERTLTTQHPDAVLVYTTIQDHRRVIEAAARHNISSMVEKPLTTTMEDALAIRRAAREHHVHVLVNYETTWYTSNAEAIREAQADHLGTIRRVVVHDGHEGPKEIGVGPEWLPWLTDPVQNGAGALFDFGCYGADLMTVLMHGKAPLSVTAVTQTDKPQIYPHVDDEATIIIRYPGAQAVLMPSWNWPFARKDMEVYGATGYLITVGPNGLRSRYHGEKEESQKNAPPLASEQSNSLAYLAAVLHGKINPQGDLSSLDTNMIVMQILDAARTSAQTGRTVELKPLPQ; via the coding sequence ATGAAACTACGACTCGCCATCTTTGCCGCCGCACTCTGCACGCTCACTTCGCTTCCTGCACTCGCCCAATCCCCTGTCACCGACCGTCCCATCCGCGTCGTCATCGTCGGCCTGGTCCACGGACATGTAAAAGGCTTCCTCAACGCCTTGCCGAAAAATCCTGCGGCTCAGCTTGTCGGTATCGTTGAACCCAACACAGCACTCGCGCATCAGTACGCCACCCAATATCACCTCCCCGCTGCCCTCTTCTCCACCGATCTCGAACGGACTCTCACGACACAACACCCCGACGCCGTCCTCGTCTACACCACAATCCAGGATCATCGCCGCGTCATCGAGGCTGCTGCCCGTCACAACATCAGCTCAATGGTCGAAAAACCTCTTACCACTACGATGGAAGACGCTCTCGCCATTCGCCGTGCTGCCCGTGAGCATCACGTTCATGTTCTGGTCAACTACGAGACCACCTGGTACACCTCCAATGCTGAAGCCATCCGCGAAGCGCAGGCCGACCACCTCGGTACGATCCGCAGAGTCGTCGTGCACGACGGCCACGAAGGCCCCAAGGAGATCGGTGTCGGTCCCGAATGGCTCCCCTGGCTCACAGATCCCGTGCAGAACGGCGCTGGTGCCCTCTTCGATTTCGGTTGCTACGGCGCAGACCTGATGACTGTGTTGATGCACGGCAAGGCTCCTCTCTCCGTCACCGCTGTCACCCAGACCGATAAGCCCCAGATCTATCCGCACGTCGACGATGAAGCCACTATCATCATTCGCTATCCCGGTGCTCAGGCTGTCCTGATGCCCTCCTGGAATTGGCCTTTCGCTCGCAAAGATATGGAGGTCTACGGAGCCACCGGTTACCTCATCACTGTCGGCCCTAACGGCCTCCGCTCTCGTTATCACGGCGAAAAGGAAGAGTCGCAGAAAAATGCGCCACCACTCGCTTCTGAGCAGTCCAACTCGCTTGCTTATCTCGCTGCTGTTCTTCATGGAAAGATCAATCCACAGGGCGATCTTTCTTCGCTCGATACCAACATGATCGTTATGCAGATTCTCGATGCCGCACGCACCTCGGCTCAGACCGGACGCACCGTCGAGCTAAAACCGCTTCCTCAATAG
- a CDS encoding Gfo/Idh/MocA family protein: MPLDRRTFIKTGSLAAAATSLHVLAAEPSQASASKSPNDNVHLALIGAGIQGQGDTRAALQVPGVKLVAAADCYDGRLTHCKEQWGTGTSNNVDLFTTRDYREILARPDVDAVLIATPDHWHKTAAVDAMKAGKDVYLEKPMIHLYSDGPEIINTAKSTNRILQVGSQRVSSIAYAKAKELLASGAIGQLNMVSARWDRNSSIGAWNYSVPTDASTQTCDWPRFLGSAPKIPWNPEHFFQWRKWSAYGSGVAGDLFVHLFSGTHFITGSTGPTRAMATGGIRYWKDGRNADDVLLALLDYPQGFNLSLRVNFVSGGEESEGFLFTGSEGTMEIAGQSVILTRVPREKEPGYTVSTFANAEQKKFLDQYHEKYPTTPPTGPVYSAVEKYSAPKGYSDSVDHFRNFFRFVRTRQQPIEDPTFGFRAAGAALLSNVSVEKGEVAKWNPDTMKLG, encoded by the coding sequence ATGCCCCTGGACCGCAGAACATTCATCAAGACGGGCAGCCTCGCCGCCGCCGCTACCAGCCTTCACGTTCTCGCCGCAGAACCCAGTCAGGCGTCAGCCTCCAAATCCCCCAATGACAACGTCCACCTCGCCCTGATCGGCGCTGGAATTCAAGGACAAGGTGACACGCGCGCTGCTCTTCAGGTTCCAGGAGTAAAACTGGTCGCGGCCGCCGATTGCTACGATGGCCGCCTCACACATTGCAAAGAGCAATGGGGAACAGGCACCTCCAATAATGTCGACCTCTTCACCACCCGCGACTACCGCGAAATCCTCGCCCGCCCCGATGTTGATGCCGTTCTTATCGCTACCCCCGACCACTGGCATAAGACCGCCGCTGTCGACGCCATGAAGGCCGGTAAAGATGTCTATCTCGAAAAGCCGATGATCCATCTCTATTCCGATGGGCCCGAGATCATCAACACCGCAAAGTCCACGAATCGCATCCTTCAAGTCGGCAGCCAGCGTGTCAGCTCCATCGCCTATGCCAAAGCCAAGGAGCTCCTCGCCTCCGGAGCGATCGGTCAGCTCAATATGGTCTCCGCTCGCTGGGACCGTAACTCCTCAATCGGTGCCTGGAACTACTCTGTCCCCACTGATGCCAGTACTCAGACCTGCGACTGGCCTCGCTTCCTCGGCTCTGCACCAAAGATCCCCTGGAACCCAGAACACTTCTTCCAGTGGCGCAAGTGGAGCGCCTACGGCTCCGGAGTCGCTGGTGACCTCTTTGTCCATCTCTTCAGCGGAACTCACTTCATCACCGGATCCACAGGTCCAACCCGGGCCATGGCTACCGGTGGTATTCGCTACTGGAAAGACGGACGCAATGCCGACGATGTGCTCCTTGCTCTCCTCGATTATCCCCAGGGCTTCAACCTCAGCCTTCGCGTGAACTTTGTATCGGGAGGTGAAGAAAGCGAAGGATTTCTCTTCACTGGCTCTGAGGGAACTATGGAGATCGCCGGCCAAAGCGTCATCCTCACTCGTGTACCCCGCGAAAAAGAACCGGGCTACACCGTTTCGACCTTCGCCAACGCCGAACAGAAGAAGTTTCTGGATCAGTACCACGAGAAATATCCGACGACGCCCCCAACTGGCCCCGTCTACTCGGCTGTCGAGAAATACTCCGCTCCGAAGGGCTACTCCGACAGCGTGGATCACTTCCGCAATTTCTTCCGCTTCGTCCGCACGCGCCAGCAACCGATAGAAGACCCCACCTTCGGCTTCCGCGCCGCTGGAGCGGCTCTGCTCAGTAACGTTAGCGTCGAAAAGGGCGAAGTCGCCAAGTGGAACCCAGACACCATGAAGCTCGGCTGA
- a CDS encoding NupC/NupG family nucleoside CNT transporter, whose amino-acid sequence MYRFTGLLGLLVFLALAYAFSTNRRAIRWRTVAWGLGLQIVFAVIVLKSTIGQQIFTTAGNGINKLLAHSIAGSSMVFGYLGGNNSTASVFAFRVLPTIIFISAFFAVLYYIGFMQLVIRVFAWVMQKTMGISGAESTNVAASIFMGQTEAPLTIRPFLDGATYSELMTIMTSGMAHVSGGIMAAYIAYGIHASDLLAAVIMTAPGTILISKMLVPETEVPATAGIVKMPPTEEHANENLIGAIARGTIDGGSLAFNVAIMLISFLALVSLANAVLGGIHNYLLPHHIPFPESLNAILGFFFAPIAWLIGVPWHEAKLVGNLLGTRTVLNELVAYTDLGAQKAILSPRTFTIATFALCGFANLSSIGIQIGGIGALVPNRRNDLARLGLRAMLAGTMANLMSASIVSMLLR is encoded by the coding sequence TTGTATCGATTCACCGGACTGCTCGGACTTCTCGTCTTCCTCGCGCTCGCCTACGCCTTCTCCACCAACCGCCGCGCCATCCGCTGGCGCACTGTCGCCTGGGGTCTCGGGCTCCAGATCGTCTTTGCGGTCATCGTTCTCAAGTCCACCATCGGACAGCAAATTTTCACAACGGCTGGCAATGGCATCAACAAACTGCTTGCCCATTCCATCGCCGGATCTTCCATGGTCTTTGGCTATCTGGGCGGTAACAACTCCACCGCCTCCGTCTTCGCCTTCCGCGTCCTGCCGACCATCATCTTTATCTCGGCCTTCTTTGCTGTGCTCTATTACATCGGCTTCATGCAGTTGGTCATTCGAGTCTTCGCCTGGGTCATGCAGAAGACCATGGGAATCTCTGGAGCTGAATCCACGAATGTCGCCGCCAGCATCTTCATGGGGCAGACCGAGGCCCCGCTCACCATTCGACCGTTTCTCGATGGAGCCACTTACTCCGAACTGATGACCATCATGACCTCCGGTATGGCGCACGTCTCCGGCGGAATCATGGCAGCCTATATCGCCTATGGAATCCATGCCTCTGACCTGCTTGCCGCCGTCATCATGACAGCTCCCGGCACCATCCTCATCTCCAAGATGCTTGTGCCCGAAACCGAAGTCCCGGCTACCGCAGGCATCGTCAAGATGCCACCGACTGAAGAGCATGCAAATGAAAACCTCATCGGAGCGATCGCGCGCGGAACCATCGATGGCGGCTCACTCGCCTTCAACGTCGCCATCATGCTCATCAGTTTTCTTGCGCTCGTCAGCCTTGCGAATGCCGTCCTCGGTGGGATTCACAATTATCTGCTCCCGCATCACATTCCTTTTCCCGAAAGCCTCAATGCCATCCTTGGTTTCTTCTTTGCGCCAATTGCATGGTTGATTGGGGTTCCCTGGCACGAAGCAAAACTCGTGGGCAATCTTCTCGGGACCCGCACTGTACTCAATGAACTGGTAGCCTACACCGATCTTGGTGCGCAGAAAGCCATCCTCTCACCGCGAACCTTTACTATCGCCACTTTTGCTCTCTGTGGATTTGCCAATCTCAGCTCCATTGGTATCCAGATCGGAGGCATCGGAGCGCTGGTTCCGAATCGCCGCAACGATCTCGCTCGATTAGGCCTTCGTGCCATGCTCGCGGGAACGATGGCGAACCTGATGTCCGCCTCTATTGTTTCCATGCTTCTTCGCTGA
- a CDS encoding GGDEF domain-containing protein gives MNYAFLPDLSALAILIVILLLLRRHHPQRQANLWLLGLFFTLIESSAHIFYTPNGLPGTFLHTIVIVCYLLAGAVFVWASGDHPPSDRRSFLFLLINIFPLLGTCATYGLHLFSAKAFLPWVALGLVAGIVSALYLHRNRVHALLLAAGWLSMGLLVSHGKYRDAVYWSLGVVYALATANFYHKLPRRSTGRLAIVTGFSIWSFFFFLHPFIVHYRTYADIASHLWNLQKSLISIGMILVMLEEQVTCNRWLAHHDELTGLPNRRSFEDQLSTALERCRRAHSTLALFMLDLDGFKQINDTHGHHAGDQLLRHVAANLQEHVKGYSAIARLGGDEFTLVACDPHLSETVEQLRDAIRDATERPFSFDGNNLTVSASIGIALFPEDADDATRLLRIADLRMYSIKQARTPLRHVRLDSVPSLTASGRFRSRTASGHL, from the coding sequence ATGAACTACGCTTTTCTTCCCGATCTCTCAGCCTTGGCGATTCTTATCGTCATTCTGTTGCTGCTTCGCCGCCACCATCCTCAGCGGCAAGCCAACCTCTGGCTGCTCGGACTCTTCTTCACTCTCATTGAGTCTTCCGCGCATATCTTCTATACCCCAAACGGACTTCCCGGCACGTTTTTGCATACGATCGTCATCGTCTGTTATCTTCTCGCTGGAGCCGTCTTCGTCTGGGCATCCGGCGATCATCCTCCTTCTGATCGGAGGAGCTTCCTCTTCCTCTTGATTAACATCTTCCCCCTCCTTGGAACCTGTGCGACCTATGGCCTGCACCTGTTCTCGGCGAAAGCGTTTTTGCCCTGGGTAGCCCTCGGACTGGTTGCCGGAATTGTCAGCGCTCTTTATCTCCATCGCAATCGGGTCCACGCCCTGCTGCTGGCTGCCGGATGGCTGTCGATGGGCCTGCTTGTCTCTCATGGCAAATACCGGGATGCGGTCTACTGGAGCCTAGGCGTCGTCTACGCTCTTGCTACCGCCAACTTCTACCACAAGCTCCCACGCCGCAGCACAGGCAGGCTTGCCATCGTCACTGGATTTTCCATCTGGTCCTTCTTTTTCTTCCTTCATCCCTTCATCGTCCACTATCGCACCTACGCCGATATCGCCTCACATCTCTGGAATCTACAGAAGTCCCTCATCTCCATCGGCATGATCCTTGTCATGCTGGAAGAGCAGGTCACCTGTAACCGCTGGCTCGCTCATCACGATGAGCTAACCGGCCTTCCCAACCGCCGTTCCTTTGAAGATCAGCTCTCGACCGCATTAGAGCGATGCCGTCGTGCTCATTCAACTCTGGCTCTCTTCATGCTCGACCTCGATGGTTTTAAGCAGATCAATGACACACACGGACATCACGCTGGCGATCAGCTTCTTCGTCACGTCGCCGCCAACCTACAGGAGCACGTCAAGGGATACAGCGCCATCGCCCGCCTTGGAGGCGATGAATTCACCTTGGTGGCCTGCGATCCCCATCTCAGTGAAACCGTCGAGCAGCTTCGTGACGCCATCCGCGACGCCACCGAACGACCATTCTCCTTCGACGGAAACAACCTCACCGTCTCTGCCTCCATCGGAATCGCGCTTTTTCCCGAAGATGCCGACGACGCGACCCGCCTCTTGAGAATCGCGGACCTTCGTATGTACTCCATCAAGCAGGCTCGCACGCCGTTGCGTCATGTCCGCCTCGACAGTGTTCCGTCTCTTACTGCAAGTGGGCGATTTCGCAGCCGCACCGCCTCCGGACATCTCTAA
- a CDS encoding sugar O-acetyltransferase, giving the protein MTLASRSEKEKMIAGELYNAEDPELVADRAHTALLQHRYNSTLHHTDTHFPLLQQLLGSVGKGAVVRPPFFVDYGYNIHIASSAFLNFNCVLLDVTSITIGERTQIGPAVQIYAADHPRDPAIRRVNLENGRPVRIGANVWIGGGAIILPGVTIGDDAIIGAGSVVTRDVPSGATVFGNPARIKRQVP; this is encoded by the coding sequence ATGACTCTCGCGTCTCGCTCCGAAAAAGAAAAGATGATCGCCGGCGAACTTTACAACGCCGAAGATCCTGAGCTGGTTGCGGACCGTGCCCACACAGCCCTGCTTCAGCACCGGTACAACTCCACTTTGCATCACACTGATACGCATTTTCCCCTGCTCCAACAACTTCTTGGCTCTGTGGGGAAAGGCGCAGTGGTCAGACCACCATTCTTTGTCGACTACGGTTACAACATCCATATCGCCAGTAGCGCGTTCCTGAACTTCAACTGCGTTCTCCTCGATGTCACCAGCATCACGATCGGAGAGCGAACCCAGATCGGTCCTGCGGTTCAGATCTATGCCGCTGATCACCCTCGAGATCCAGCAATCCGTCGCGTCAATCTCGAAAACGGACGCCCCGTCCGTATCGGCGCCAACGTCTGGATCGGGGGTGGGGCAATCATACTTCCCGGAGTTACCATCGGCGACGACGCCATCATTGGAGCCGGTTCTGTTGTTACCCGCGATGTACCTTCTGGAGCGACAGTTTTCGGTAACCCTGCTAGAATCAAGCGACAAGTTCCATAA
- a CDS encoding thymidine phosphorylase, with amino-acid sequence MNPIHPIDVVLRKRDGHSLRDEEIHAFIRAIVERTPERQLVTDAQIAAFLMAVFLRGLDARELATLTSVMRFSGDTFDATPLKTFTVDKHSTGGVGDKTSLLIAPILAAVGLAAPTLEGIPGICVPMISGRSLGHTGGTLDKLETIPGFNTQLNLQQLAETLKQCGAALIGQTPRIVPADRTLYALRDHTGTVESPFLITASIMSKKLAESLNALVLDVKVGSGAFMPSYEKSKFLAELMVQTGETSGTRTVALLTSMNEPLGRFSGNWIEVWECVDIMQGRRHPVSRDLIELSNILSGWMLHLAGRASTPEEGARLADQILTSGDAYKAWLKIIAAQGGDLSVFENPASHHKPTASRILKASQSGYLASMDCKQVGWAVQRLGAGRAKPGDPVSAHAGIESHVKLGDHIEEGQPLFTLFSEDASLLDEPEQMLQNTLVLTAEPPVIEPLIRETISASGAQP; translated from the coding sequence ATGAACCCCATTCACCCCATTGATGTGGTCCTGCGTAAACGCGATGGTCACTCTCTTCGTGATGAGGAGATCCATGCCTTCATTCGCGCCATTGTTGAACGCACTCCGGAAAGACAGCTCGTCACTGACGCCCAGATCGCAGCCTTCCTGATGGCCGTCTTCCTTCGTGGACTCGACGCCCGCGAGCTCGCCACTCTCACGTCGGTGATGCGTTTCTCTGGAGACACCTTCGACGCCACACCTCTCAAAACCTTCACCGTCGACAAGCACTCCACCGGCGGCGTTGGCGACAAGACATCACTGCTCATCGCCCCTATCCTCGCCGCTGTTGGTCTTGCTGCCCCTACACTCGAAGGAATTCCCGGCATCTGTGTCCCCATGATCAGCGGCCGCTCTCTTGGTCACACCGGAGGAACGCTCGACAAGCTGGAAACCATCCCCGGATTCAATACACAACTGAATCTGCAGCAACTGGCGGAAACACTCAAACAATGCGGTGCTGCACTCATCGGGCAGACGCCACGTATCGTTCCCGCCGACCGTACGCTTTATGCTCTGCGTGACCACACCGGCACAGTCGAATCCCCTTTCCTCATCACGGCCAGCATCATGAGCAAGAAGCTCGCCGAATCTCTCAATGCTTTGGTCCTCGACGTAAAAGTCGGCTCTGGCGCTTTCATGCCCAGCTACGAAAAATCAAAGTTCCTCGCCGAATTGATGGTCCAGACCGGGGAGACCTCTGGAACTCGCACTGTCGCTCTGCTCACCAGCATGAACGAACCGCTTGGCCGCTTCTCGGGCAACTGGATCGAAGTATGGGAGTGTGTCGACATCATGCAGGGCAGACGTCACCCGGTGTCTCGCGATCTCATCGAACTCTCAAACATCCTCTCTGGATGGATGCTCCATCTGGCAGGTCGTGCCTCGACCCCGGAAGAGGGTGCCAGGCTCGCCGATCAAATCCTTACCTCCGGCGATGCTTACAAAGCGTGGCTCAAGATCATCGCAGCCCAGGGAGGAGATCTGTCCGTCTTCGAAAATCCCGCCTCGCACCACAAGCCAACCGCCTCACGCATCCTCAAAGCATCTCAGTCTGGCTATCTGGCTTCCATGGATTGCAAACAAGTGGGCTGGGCTGTCCAGCGCCTCGGAGCCGGCCGTGCCAAACCCGGGGATCCGGTCAGTGCCCATGCCGGTATCGAATCTCATGTGAAACTTGGCGATCATATCGAAGAAGGCCAGCCTCTCTTCACCCTCTTCAGCGAAGATGCCTCCCTGCTCGATGAACCCGAACAGATGTTACAAAACACTCTCGTCCTCACAGCTGAGCCCCCCGTCATCGAGCCACTCATCCGTGAAACCATCTCCGCCTCAGGAGCACAACCATGA
- the cdd gene encoding cytidine deaminase, whose protein sequence is MSQNESHRGISPEQRDQLHHLARQVAENAYAPYSQFRVGAAILLEDGKTVTGCNVENASYRLTTCAEQSAIASAVALYGPSIRIRAIVIANLNHAASQPCGACRQTIHEFSSPQTEVFFPDADDSLTRATPADLLPYAFILKEPSPAPGNRSTP, encoded by the coding sequence ATGTCTCAAAACGAATCACATCGCGGTATCTCCCCAGAACAACGCGATCAGCTTCACCATCTCGCACGTCAGGTTGCGGAAAACGCCTACGCCCCGTACAGCCAGTTCCGAGTAGGAGCCGCCATATTGCTCGAAGATGGAAAGACTGTAACTGGATGCAATGTTGAAAATGCATCCTATCGCCTCACTACATGCGCTGAGCAGTCCGCCATCGCCTCAGCCGTCGCGCTTTATGGACCCTCCATCCGCATCCGGGCGATCGTCATCGCCAATCTCAATCATGCTGCCAGCCAGCCCTGTGGAGCCTGCCGTCAGACAATTCACGAGTTCAGCTCGCCGCAAACAGAGGTCTTCTTCCCCGACGCAGATGATTCCCTCACCCGCGCAACTCCCGCGGACCTCTTACCCTACGCCTTCATCCTGAAAGAACCTTCACCTGCTCCCGGAAATAGATCTACGCCATGA